One window of the Hyperolius riggenbachi isolate aHypRig1 chromosome 5, aHypRig1.pri, whole genome shotgun sequence genome contains the following:
- the LOC137517905 gene encoding E3 ubiquitin/ISG15 ligase TRIM25-like, whose amino-acid sequence MASTDLRKMLDCSICLSIYTDPVTLRCGHNFCRLCIHQVFTTREEDETQEEDEDFGVYSCPQCGEEYQERPALQRNITLCNIVESFRAAQPDQEETGVFCTYCIHYPVLAVMSCLMCEASLCDNHLRVHSKSPEHVLCDPTTSLENRKCSVHKKILEYYCLADSSCICVSCRLDGDHQGHNVETLDEASEKKKRTLRNDLQELITKTEETEKEVQSLQENKRKVHEKSSGVTERVTGLFRDLRRQLDDLEKRVLREVSRQEEQLSLALADFIQQLEIKKAALSRKMCHIEELCNMTDSLTVLQESHTGDLCDTEEGDKEDREGHDGRDLDVALISHTLHKGFSDIIAGVTGGCTIQEATDLLLDINTAHNNLHISDDMNPIPQNL is encoded by the coding sequence ATGGCGTCTACtgatctgaggaaaatgctggacTGTTCCATCTGTCTGAGCATTTATACAGATCCTGTGACACTGAGATGTGGACACAACTTCTGCCGGCTCTGCATACATCAGGTGTTTACGACACGGGAGGAAGATGAGACACAGGAGGAAGATGAGGATTTTGGAGTTTATTCCTGTCCTCAATGTGGAGAAGAGTATCAGGAACGGCCGGCACTGCAGAGGAACATAACATTGTGTAACATTGTGGAGAGTTTCCGCGCTGCTCAGCCAGATCAGGAAGAGACTGGAGTCTTCTGTACTTACTGTATTCACTATCCTGTACTGGCTGTTATGTCCTGTCTGATGTGTGAAGCTTCTCTGTGTGACAATcacctgagagtccacagcaagTCACCGGAACACGTCTTATGTGACCCCACCACTTCCCTGGAGAACAGGAAATGCTCTGTCCATAAGAAGATATTGGAGTATTACTGCCTTGCAGACTCTtcctgtatctgtgtgtcctgCAGGCTGGATGGAGACCACCAGGGACACAATGTGGAGACACTGGATGAGGCTTCAGAGAAGAAGAAACGGACACTAAGAAATGATCTGCAGGAACTGATCACTAAGACAGAGGAGACTGAGAAAGAAGTCCAGAGTCTGCAGGAGAACAAAAGAAAAGTCCATGAAAAGTCATCTGGTGTAACAGAGAGAGTCACTGGcctgtttagagacctcaggagacAGCTGGACGACCTGGAGAAGAGAGTCCTGAGAGAGGTCTCCAGGCAGGAGGAGCAGCTttctctggcattggctgatttcattcagcagctggaaataaagaaggccgcgctgtccaggaagatgtgtcacattgaggagctgtgtaacatgactgactcactgactgtcttacaggaatcacacacaggtgacttgtgtgacactgAGGAGGGGgataaggaggacagagagggacatGATGGGCGGGATCTGGATGTGGCTctcatctcacacacattacacaaagGGTTCTCTGATATAATAGCCGGGGTAACTGGAGGCTGCACCATACAGGAGGCTACAGACCTATTACTGGATATAAACACAGCTCATAATAATCTACATATATCAGATGACATGAATCCTATTCCGCAAAACCTGTAG